ACCATGGAAGTTCAAGTTCCTAAAAGCTGAAggcaataatttaaaaaaaaaaaaatggaatactTAAAACCAAATTATTTTTGGTTGATCTGGTACTGTTGGTTGCCGGTGGTTTCTCCGGGTTGGATCGTACGTCTTCTGAAAATATACCACTGCACTGGAATAATGCCCATTGACAAATCCAGTTGAAGCAAGTTTTGAGCtttgtttataaataaattaagttcaaatatattaatatatacataaacaaGATGTCATTTGTACCGTGTGGAAGtacccaaattaaaataaaaaataaaaaataaataaaaaaaattgttagaaaatCCTGACATACAGATCTGGCTTCAATGCAGTAAtttaaactacagcacatctgttgtagaaaaaaataaacggCCCAAATTTAACCACATTTTTTAACAGAATAGCACAacagatgttttttttttttttttttgacttgacGCCGTTTGAGAAAGGGAGAACTTCTCTTTTGCTTGACAACGCGAGAATGGGCCAATGGGAAAAAGTGTACAATGGGGAAAGGGTGAACATCTCTAGCACAAAGGCCAAAACTGCGGCCATGGCAATCCTTTTCCTGAGCTTGCGTTGCTTTTCAGTTCTTCGCCGTTCCATTATGTATTCATAATCCTGAAACGCCATTGTGAAAATTAATGGCTAAGGCAAAGAGAAACCACTGCCCCAAGCCGGAGACAGAGGGGAGAGAAATGTTAACCCAGTTTCGTTTTTAACCGATATTTCTCTTTAATTCATTGTTAACCCAGTTTCGTTTTCTCACTAATATGATGACTGTGgctataatttttgtttaatttgttcaaAACGAAGGCTGGGAAGCGGACTCGGAGCTGTGGCTTTGGGCGAGTGGTGACTAAGGTTGCGGTGGCACAGATATATAAGACTCTGAGAACGTGAGATTTCAAAGCTTCAAAAACTCTATTTGGAAGCTCTCACTCTTTCTCAGCTGGCAAACAcggaaataagaaagaaaaaaaaatgaagaccCAATTCAAGGAAAACCAGTATAAAATTTTTTGGAGATGAACTTACACAGccattactctctctctccctctctccctccctctctccctaCCTTTGTGTGTGTAGATTTGTTGTCACtatatgttcttctttctttctttctttttttgaagtcACTATTTGTTCTTGAAGATTCGTGCACCTCTTTAAGATTCAGAGACAACTTCCAGCGAAGACGACAATAGCACACAAGCTCACTGTTTTTGTCGATGTCGCTGGTTTAGATTAAGAGGAAGGGAGTATGCGTGGTGAGCTAGAGAGAGATGTTCTCCCTTTCTCAAACGGCGTCAAcccaaagaacaacaaaaaaaaaatgtccgtTGTGCTATTCTGTTAAAAAATACGTGGTTAAATCtgaattctttatttatttttttttacagcagatGTGTTGTAGTTTAAATTACAACATTGAAGTCAGATCTCGTACGTACAACGTATCTAATTAATTATGATGACAAAAaagtgtgtatttttttttggatgttgAGAAGTGGAGTAAAGTAGAACAAATTAACCAAAGTCGGATGATGACAACACGAAAAGTGCAACGAAAGTGAAGGTGAAAAGatgagttttgtgtttttaattgcCTCGCCACAAGCCTCCACGTGGGCCACTAACTTCGGGTTTGACCCGAATGTCAACCTAACAATGTCATCCATCGTCAACCTCCTACTTGGGTTCGGCTTCACCATGGTCTAAGAATGGTTCCATGTTTTACAcgtggaaaataaaaataaaatgcaagtcCATAGTCACACGTGAAACATGTCAGTATGAAGTGAACTCAGTCTCATATAAAACATATGTGAATAACATGCAATGCGGTTTCAATGGGTGAAATAAGGCAGAAAATCTTGTTGATACATTATAATAATAGCATATAATATCATATGTAGTCCATAGTTATAACCATATTTCATATTTGTGTCCATAACTCTCTTACGATGAAGTTTGTGTATCTTGTGAGACATACAGTACAACTCCATTGCATCGATGTTGCACAATAGCGAGCTAACTACCAACTAGTTGCTGACTGTGTTCGACCCCAACTGATCCACTCAACTAGTGATACCTGCACCGTGGTGACCCCACCCTTGGGTGGTTGTGTCGGTCACAATAGCTCTCGAATCCAGAATAAACATCACTCATCTTACAATTGGATCATATGGTCAAGTCCATATAAACTGGTATGCACATATCCCAAATTCTTCACTAGGTATCTGCTTTTTCCCATGGAGGCCATGTTATACAATCGTTGTCGTTCCATTAACAATGCATGTAACTATGAGTCACCATCattcattttattgataatttcAACTTTACTATGAGTCACCAtcattcttcattataatttagtttcggAATTTAAACATATTTTCATCGTACCTTTTATTATAActtaaaaaatgcttgtaaaaaaaaattatatatccacatctttcaataaaaagataataaaggctaagactcttaattttattttaccccaaaaaaagtaaaactttttaaaatatttattcacataggtgtagtttataacgaaaagaagtataaaaataaaaaataaaaaaaatagcaaaaagaaaatctaaattccaaatattacagcgtaggtgctgtagttttttcaacggtcAAGATGGtgctgcaaatttttttttttacagcacctaaaccaaatcctacaaaataaaacaaattttttcactcaacatttaatgaatcaaataaatcctctcacatcATGTTTaatgcttaatcaaataatttttttccttattttgctttcaaaagtagaaaaaacacttcaaaattttttttgagtgaatcatacaaaaaaaaataccattaaaaaattcaaatatattaaaaaataatacccttaattgtattttaatccatataaattaaaacattttaaaatctttgttctcatatcagtagtttaaaatgaaaaaaaaaatgtataaaaaggaaaaaaaaaatcaaaaaagaagaaaaaatcaaaaagaaaacttgtagattatgattatcaaagcattaataaaaaaaaatagcaggagtctctaatattattggtgtgatacatattacatttcgatacaaataaaacccatataattttgaacattctaaaaaaaatacatagcaaactaaacaaaatggctaaaaatcgagtaaatcatacaaacaaaaacaaaaatactccttaaaacattcaaaataagacacttaattttagtttaatccatataaattaaaacatgttaaaatctttgtgcccATATGAATAATTTATAacgaaaaagaaatataaagaaaaaaaaaattagcaagaagaaaacatggtttaatctaattaccaaagcgttaataaaaaattagcaggaatctATGATgttgttagtgtgatacctattatatttaaataaaaataaaacccaagtaattataaatatttaaaaaaaatattgaacaaactaaacaaaatattttttatgaatacaaaataaaacaaaatctttcattaatcatttaacgcaatcaaataaattctcacatcatgttcaatgcttaatatctcttcggtgtttcaaaagtatttatattatttttatgcacaaaaatcaaataaattcttgccttgttttgctttcacaagcataaaaacactttcaaaaaatggctaaaaatggagtaaatcacataaacgaaaaaaaaaattaaattccggaaaacataagtctttatcttagtttaacgcaagttgtatatttaggtgatgGAGAATCATATCACTAATgcatatacattaaaacatgtttaaatctttgtttccataggtatacatggtttaaaatgaaaagtataaagaaaaaaatatcaaaaaaaatatatagtttaatctaaatatcaaagcattaatacaaaattagtatgAATCTttatgtgatacctattatatttcaatacaaataaaacgcaaataattctaaacattaggggaaaaaaaatacagagaaaaataaacattttttatgaaaatttattctcaTAGGTAGACATGATTGAAAATGGaaagcataaagaaaaaaaaatagcagaagAATATCTTGAttctaaatataaaatgcataaAATCTAAAGTCCTTCGACCtccacaaaaaagaaataaaaagttatGTACTTCAACACTCTGTTCTTCTAACTCTTGAATGTCGCTGCTGGATgctcttgatttcacaattcaagatgttcaaaaccctaaagaaaaagaagtataaataACCAATTTAAGAGAGTATAAATAATTCAATATGACTTTTCAGCTTACTTGTACGTtttctttagaattaatgcatgcaatatctataTGGTCAATTATGGGTTGTTAATGTAATAcattcttagttttaaattttgtctctctataattttggagagtcataaatttcaaaaccataatattgtacattaaaattttgtaattaatgAAATCTTATAtaaggaaaaattttgaaataaaatttaggagaaaaaaaaaatctgaccacTTTGAATTAATgcctgtttttaattttaatttttttaaaaaatatctcacaacttaatgcggctataatgacacttaatgatataatgcgaaaaaaaaatccttattttggtctcatgcaGATCAGCATCcatgatctttttcattaaagtacaacaaatttattaaaatcatgacaaaactggttcaacatttaaaattcaccggtttttttacttaaaaaaccggtttagtgtttaaaaattatgggttcacaccacgtgtcataattctccattgcacaaagaacattggatatataaatcacatcaaaattttactatcaaaataaccataattttagttttaatccatataaattaaaacatttaaaatattcccatatgtgtagtttaaaatggaaaaaagtgtaaaggaaaaagaatagcaaaagaaaaacctggattttgattatcaaagcattaatagtaagattaatagtaggaatctataatattgttagtgtgatacatacctattatgtttcaataaaaataaaatccatataattttgaacattaaaaaaaaaaaaaaaagcatttcaaatttaattcttaattaactctgttttaaaagcatttctattccttttgagtacaataatcaaataaaattttgtcttttttggctttcaaaagcagaataacacttccaaaaaataagtgaaaatcgtgtaaatcacataaaagaaaaacaaatatcccataaaacattcagatgaattaaaacataagactcttatttttagtttaatttatataaattaaaatatgttaaaatctttgttttcataggtgtagtttagaatgaaaataaatatgaagaagaaaaatagcaagaagaaaactatgattttgattatgaaagcgtaaaataaaaaattagcaggaattttttttattgtcgatgtgataactattatatttcaatcatatataattctgaacattcaaAAAGGTAAATGAacggaaaaaataataataataataataattcaaatgaagaattgctcaaccaaaaatttcacaaacaaaatggaaacatatttagatctcaaccaaaaatataaaatactaaagaaacatctttctgacgccggaacagaatagcgattattctgtaggctaatcagtaagtaatttgcaaggaagaaacaagaaattcaccccaaaacagAGATAAAAACTCTGAAATTTGATAATTGATCAATAACAATGAACTGTCGAAAAAcacccacaagccgggcttaaatagctgaaaattaggtttaggagaatttttgccaaaaatagcaaaatcccgaaaaccctaataaaacgaaatacataataaaataattattctgtcGAAAATCTGGTccaaatcgggctcagaatcacctccaaAACAATAAgcgaaaagttaccataaatggcaaaaaatatctaaaattaaggttttgacAAGAAAAACAGCGGATTTTGGGGCTCGAAACGAGGCGCACCGAGCGAAGCTGGTGGCCACGACGTGcgcgccgaagagagctttccgaattggggtcatgGGCGCGAAACGGATAcacgtagccaaagttatggccaaattacTGCGGCGCACTCGGAAATTGCCCCAATTAGGTCAGATTACGATTTCTTGCTAATTTTGCGCTGATCCGCCTGCTCCAAGTAATTCAGCGCCTTTATTGTGCAATCTGACAACTCAGCGTCATCAGACTCGGACCCTCCTGCATCACTTTCTTTATAAAAGAGttttacttgtatcattaattgagaaagagagagagactaattgtatcattaatagagagagagagagacacacacacacacacacacattaaatagaccggttcaattttatttaaaagaccgatTTTGTACTTAAaggaccggtttagtcactaaaaagtatgagtTCTTACCACGTATCACTATTATATGACATTCTAAagaagaactcggcttttatatatatatatgataatggttgaattcaaaaaatgatagaaatttcttacaaattggtttgtaaaaaatttcatacaacccacatataaaattaacatgtgtcccttggcatGAGAGAAGCACAAGTTGTTTTAATAGCAAGTTcttctcacatacttttttaatagcattaataaaaaaacatgtgcttctcacatatttaaatgacacatgtcaatcttatatgtagattgtaagaaatttcctacaaacagatttgtaagaaatttttatcCTTAAAAATATCTTCGTGGTTACCTCATCAAAAGGCTTACCATCCGCGATATATAGCAGCTTGTTTCATTGGAGCTTTTTCCAAATTATGTGAAGATGTAACTTCTATTCAACTAAAGGtaattttgctttaaaaaaaaaaaaaaaaaaaaaacacttgtttTTCACCTAAAGAGAGATACCAAAATACTATTAGGTTGcctctttgttttattttctttaaattccaAGGGGGTACTTTGTTGCACAAATGAAGCCAAAAACTTTCTGGTGGTATCCCACATCCTGCCCTATGGAGAAATAATTCCAAGAAACATAAAAAATGTAATGGAGTGTCGTCGGAGCTCAATAACCACTGTTAGTGGGTTACCACTCAACACCAGATCACTAAGCAGGAGCTAGGAAGCATAAGGGCACTAGTAGCAGATTtctaaccatttattttatgttacagaaaatttaaagaaccaaaccattttttttttcctacacaaaaacaccccacagcaacttccttttgtcttttcctatatattaaaataatttttttttttttatcttttccttcttttttttttcttttttttctttttttttttttccttttaacttATTCCAGAAATCTCTATGCATTTCGCCCTCCTCTGCAACTAAAATGATCCCCCAATGCCCCCCCCTCTCTTCTCCACCTGATCTCTCTCCCCCCACGCACAACCCAGCTCCCAAATCGGTCCACGCACAACCCGGCCATCAATATCCAATACTCACAAGAAAAAATCAACCACGAACAACCAGTGAGAACAAAGATGCGGTCTCGCCCACCGGATTGCTTCCAAGCCGGAGTTCCCCTCATCAAATCCACAACCTACTGCTGCCTCATAGTCTTTGTTCCCCACCTTCTTCCTAAACGCCCCCTTCATCGTTCCCAACTGCAACTCCGCGCTCAACCTCACAAAGAACAGCACAAAACGACGTCGGATTCCTCTACATCGAAGACCCGGTGATCCAGTACTCGGCGCTGTAATACTTGATCAGCGGGTTCTCAGGATAGGGAGGGAATTGGAGGTTTTTGGGGAGGTGGGTGGGAGCGATTTGGCAGTCGGATTCGGAGGAGAGGCGGGATTCAGAGGAAAGGATGAAGAGAAGGGTGGTGAGTGAGAGGAAGAGAGTGGGGACCAAGCGTTGAGAAGAGATGGTATTCTCGAGGGctgtgtatttttttattaaaataatctattTGGTAGTTACTGTGCTATTCAATGTATTGAAAAGCACCGTAGCTTCCCAAGGAGGTGCATGAATAATATGGTAATTGTTGTGGTGTCATTTTTTccaacttttttgaaattttccttattttagggaatagaaccacttatagggcatctgctactagtgctctaatagACATAAGCGATCAACAAGAATGAATGGCCATGGAGGACTCAGCTTCAAACAAAACAGTTTTCTCCTTTTAGCACTAAAATGAGATCAAAAAACATaaatctcaacaaaaaaaaaaaaaaaaagaggaaaaacgatttactatatatatcagTAATATCACCAGGTGGGTTATAAGTGCTTTGCTTGGAGATTGGAGTCAATTGGGCAACCATGAATTGCTTCTGGTTTGAGAGGAATAGTTGACAGTATTGAGGTTCCTATGGACTgcttgaattttcatttgtaaGATCGCCATTTCACCAGATGCCTGTCTTGTGCACCTTTCTTTAGTTTGTTTTTTGGATTTCTTTGATCTCTTAACAATGAATAAGCCTCCCACTCCCCTTTCCCTATTTCAAGGCTTTCTTTGCATCTGAGGCGTTCTTTGAAGATGTCAAATAGAATTTTGGAGATCAGATGTCTTGCAGCGACAATTGGCACCGTTGTCTGTACCTTCCAAATTCGCATTGAACatatattttctcatttttccttGCATGACAGTAAAACTTACTCACTGAACAGATTTCAAGGAAACTTTCCATCCCATGAACTCCACTTGTTGCTGAAATGAGGATACCTCTTTCTTTCTCCCCCATAAGTCGTAATTATAGGTGTTCTGGAAATACAGATATACAGAGTAGCACATAATGCATTGTTCTGGGAGTATAAGGCACATAAAGACCGAagttaggttttttttcttctcttatgctccgtttgtttcggcgtaaaataatttctggaaaatgatttcgttattttacggtgtttggtaggagagaaaataatggtcaacaaaaatcattttctgtttgatcgtaaaagcttctttaatttttggaaaacgatttttccaaaattatactCTTCGTCTTTTCACGCAcatttgatatccgattgtcagAATCCGACAATAGTCGATCGTCGGAATCCAGATGGcaccggaatctggcaacatcCGGCTACCAGAATAATGCCGGCGCCAGAATCCAGCGACATCCGGCCACCGTCGCCGGATGTCGGCGGACCAAATTCCAGCAGAATctggccgaaatctggccaTGGTCAGAAGGCGGCCGGATGTGACCAGATCCGaccaaacatgttcgccggaatccagcaacggcgaccggacgttgccagattccagcgacagttgcatttttcacttttcgtaattttttcatgcgaatcaaacaccggaaaatatttttgagaaaattattttttctgaaaataatttcttcgaaaatattttacgacaaaaatcattttccgtcgAAATAAACGAAGCATTATTTTCCTTTGCTCGCCCATTTGACTATGTGGTGTtgatagccttttttttttttctttcttttttcgtttttttttttttgtaagtcaGGTGATAGGCACTAGTTGGTATAGCACTACTTCTAGTTTTGATAGAAATATGATTCCCCCATTTGGCATGGATTGAATTATTAACGAGGGAAGAGGTTCTTATTATGATAGTAtaatttgttttagttttaccCAAAAATGGGAGAATTGGAAGGATAGATCTTCAGTGTGACGTTAGGTGCAATTCCAATGGAGCcctaataaaaatgaaaagtttgctGCAAACTTGTGACTTTCTTGGTTccattttgtctcttttttgtttCAGTTTCATTACTCTCGTAATTACTTAATCCCGTTTGCTTCTGGTAAactgaaaacaaagaaaaatcatttcattGGCAAATTACTTGCAGGGATACATCTTGGTTGGGCTGCCTGGGCGGTTCGTGGAATAtggaaccaaaacaaaacaagaaggAAGCAGAGATTCCTGTGGAGACATCGACTGGACCAGAATCTAACATGAAGGAACAACAagataacaaaaacaaatctgAGACTCCTGCAGAGGCATCTACTAAACCAGATTCTAACAAGAAGGGAGCAGAGACTCCTACAGAGGCATCTACTAGATCAGAGTCATCAAGAAAGAACACCCCCCAATCATTAAAGTCCAAAACTAGAATTGCAAAGTGGAAACAAGGAAAGAAGAATAAGCATGTATTTAAGGGCAACAAAGAAAGTACCAATAATGAAGGAGATGTGAAGAAGCTAAAATCTAGAGAAGAGACAGAGAAGAATATTATTAATGAAGAGTGTAGGGATGAGAGCAGTCAGCCTCAAAAGGACCAAGAGAAGATCACCCAGTTGGAAAAGCACAAACAAAATCAGAGAAACAAAAGAAGGCGTGGTGGGTCAGACAGTAGCTTAAAgaatcaaaacaacaaagaaaagcaTGATGGCATGGAAAAGAGCCACCATGatgagaaaaacaaagaaaaacttgGTGGTTTGATCGTTATGTGCAATGCAAAGACGAAACCTGATTGTTTCCGCTATCGTGTAATGGGAGTTCCACCAAGTAAAAAAGATGTTGTGATGGATGTCAAACCTGGGCTTGCACTTTTTCTCTATGAATTTGATCTGAAGCTTCTGTACGGGATATATAAGGCATCCTCTAATGGTGGCATGAAACTTGAGCCAAGAGTTTTCGGTGGGGCATTCCCTGTTCAGGTCAGGTTTTCTTGTAGCGGACTTCTTCTACTATAATTATTgtggttttctttctttgactAGCCTAGGGGTGAGCATGGACCCCTTGGGTCGGTGTTCTTCAGATAACAACGGTGTCAGTTGGCGGACTCTGGCCACAGAACTTGAACCGAAACCTCAGACTGAATCTAAGCCGAATCGACTGTCCTCAGTTGGCTTCAGTGGCTGGTCGGTTAGGTTGGATTTTTGGATTTTACTTTACCTGTTTGGGCCGATTACATAGAGTGGCTTGTGTTTTACTATTGACCCTTAATTTTCTTTGAAGCTTGCCTCAAGTACCCCAACCAGCCCGGCCGCTTTGCGGTAAAGCCTTTGCCAACTCCAAGCTCAAAATCCTAGCCAATGGGCCTGAGCTCTACTCGACCCCATCAATTTCAATGCCATTCTCCCCCTCAACCTTCTCACCCACAAGAATACCAACATTGCCATCCACGTCTAATTGCTCCATAACTTGACCGACCCCGACAATAACgacgacaacaacaacaacaatgatgAGAACGAGGAGCCAACATGGATACTATTGTGTTGAAGACGTGCGGTGGTGGAGTTGGGCACGAGAGGACAAAGCTTGTCTAGTGGTAGTTAAGGAGGATAAAGATGAGGGACTTGAAGTTGGAGGGTCAGAATAGGGATTCAGGATGCTGGGTATATAAAACAGGTGTCGTTTGATGCAGTATTGGTCGGAACCTCAACACCCGCCACTGACACCTAGACCGATGGTATTGGTTTTTAGAACCCAAGTAACCAAGTAGACTTACCGACTGTTTTGTAAACCAACTGATGTCAGTCCATTTCCAGTCCGGTCAGTCAGGTTTTTGGGAATTAGCTCTCCCCTAGCCTGGAGCAAAGAAAATGGCTCTCCAAGTCAATCCCCAGTCCTGAAGCGCTAGTAATTTACATCTCAGAGATACTGATTAATAGTGTTAGAAACAAAACCTATAGTCTGGCCgtaaataaatttttcatgtTGATATACTAATTGTTGTCTTTTCTTCACATCTGGTTCTGAAAACCGCATGTTCTTACAATTCGTCACTAGTTAACATACAATCTCTCTTGCAAACATGCTTTCCTGTCAGTAGAGGAGCACTTTGTCTTTAGctcattttctcctttttctcgGAACACTAACACAATCGCGCAGTTTCCTGAAAAAGGTTTACTTACAGAACAGCATATTTTGTGAAACAAAGAGCAGTTTCATCTAGCCCAATTTGTGTGCTGATGACTTTTCAATTTTCAGGTGCGGTTCGGTATTAAGAAGGATTGTCTTCCACTACCTGAGACTATTTTTAAGAAGCTAGGCAATCAAggaaaattataatgaaaagaaCAAATTCAGAACAGAACTTACTGTCAAACAAGTAAGATTCACTTGTTTCCTCAGGTGGTTTGGGGTCATTGTTTCCTTTGATAATTTAGTATTTACAA
Above is a genomic segment from Alnus glutinosa chromosome 12, dhAlnGlut1.1, whole genome shotgun sequence containing:
- the LOC133851370 gene encoding B2 protein-like, translated to MEPKQNKKEAEIPVETSTGPESNMKEQQDNKNKSETPAEASTKPDSNKKGAETPTEASTRSESSRKNTPQSLKSKTRIAKWKQGKKNKHVFKGNKESTNNEGDVKKLKSREETEKNIINEECRDESSQPQKDQEKITQLEKHKQNQRNKRRRGGSDSSLKNQNNKEKHDGMEKSHHDEKNKEKLGGLIVMCNAKTKPDCFRYRVMGVPPSKKDVVMDVKPGLALFLYEFDLKLLYGIYKASSNGGMKLEPRVFGGAFPVQVRFGIKKDCLPLPETIFKKLGNQGKL